A single region of the Lycium barbarum isolate Lr01 chromosome 2, ASM1917538v2, whole genome shotgun sequence genome encodes:
- the LOC132627103 gene encoding protein ROOT PRIMORDIUM DEFECTIVE 1: MHFLFRRTQYHRQRQQWRTLFNDTALPINHVRDRGLDHVVEREKNLKPLLQIKNLIKSEPSKTIPLNVITQSKDSLQIPIRPIEFIRKYPSIFQEFFPAGINIHPHIKLSQESLSLDEDEELFYQSVSYKQDVADRVLKLLMIGKVTKIPLCVLDKLKWDLGLCDSFVKSVVPEFPDYFQVSGSESVLELVCWSHELAVSFMQKEVMKCEENNEDLLVKFALKYSNGFEVDKKYKKWVDEWQKLPYISPYENVKNLPAKSDEADKWAVIILHEILSLCVGKKAEKDSLLLIGECLGLRSRFKKALMLHPGIFYVSSKNGIHTVVLKEGYKRGMLIQRNPLMELRYKYVHLMNKVMEDKKSKDMQQKSSKDVKEGDAKETDDDMEEEEAEEDDDEDDEDSDDVHNDYNDDEAENEARDVKHSQRLNLRTSVDDRKPSQRLNSRTRDDDRKPNRRLNSRTRDDDRKTSATSPMTFSGRNSNRDVERKSRRPSRRAENNSEQDGRTRYEDRRSSNRDTERTSRRSSWRAENNGGQDARTRYEDRRSSNRDMERTSRRSPWRAENNGEQDARTRYVDRKLPINSAKTWAGRSSNGDKERTSRSSRRPETNDNQYAHRRSSNKLDPRRNRGTSEQRRTSTP, translated from the coding sequence ATGCATTTCCTCTTCCGTCGAACCCAATACCACCGCCAACGTCAACAATGGCGAACACTCTTCAACGACACTGCACTTCCCATCAACCACGTTAGAGACCGTGGGCTCGACCACGTTGTCGAAAGAGAAAAAAACCTTAAACCCCTTCTCCAAATCAAGAATCTCATCAAATCTGAACCTTCAAAAACCATTCCTTTAAACGTCATAACTCAGTCCAAAGATTCACTACAAATCCCAATAAGACCCATTGAGTTTATCAGAAAATACCCTTCAATTTTCCAAGAATTCTTTCCTGCTGGCATAAATATACACCCCCATATTAAGTTAAGTCAAGAAAGTCTCAGTCTTGATGAGGATGAAGAGTTGTTTTATCAAAGTGTGAGTTATAAACAAGATGTTGCTGATAGGGTATTGAAGCTTTTGATGATTGGTAAGGTTACTAAGATTCCTTTATGTGTTCTTGATAAGCTTAAATGGGATTTGGGTTTGTGTGATAGTTTTGTGAAAAGTGTAGTGCCAGAGTTTCCTGATTATTTTCAGGTGAGTGGTAGTGAGTCTGTGTTGGAGTTAGTTTGTTGGAGTCATGAACTTGCTGTTTCTTTTATGCAAAAGGAAGTGATGAAATGTGAAGAAAATAATGAGGATTTGTTAGTTAAGTTTGCTTTGAAGTATTCGAACGGGTTTGAGGTGGATAAGAAGTACAAGAAATGGGTTGATGAATGGCAAAAGTTGCCATATATTTCGCCGTATGAGAATGTGAAGAACCTTCCTGCTAAAAGTGACGAGGCTGATAAGTGGGCAGTCATAATTTTGCATGAAATTCTTAGTCTTTGTGTCGGGAAGAAGGCGGAGAAAGATAGTTTGCTTTTGATAGGAGAGTGTTTGGGACTTCGTTCGAGGTTTAAGAAGGCATTAATGTTGCATCCAGGGATATTCTACGTCTCGAGTAAGAATGGTATACATACTGTGGTATTGAAGGAGGGCTATAAAAGGGGAATGTTGATTCAGAGGAACCCGTTGATGGAACTGAGGTATAAGTATGTTCATCTCATGAACAAGGTGATGGAGGATAAAAAATCGAAAGATATGCAGCAAAAAAGTAGTAAGGATGTGAAAGAAGGTGATGCGAAGGAAACTGATGATGAtatggaagaagaagaagcagaagaggACGATGATGAGGATGATGAGGACTCTGATGATGTGCATAATGACTACAATGATGACGAGGCGGAAAATGAGGCTAGAGATGTGAAGCATAGCCAAAGATTAAACTTGAGGACAAGTGTTGATGATAGGAAGCCTAGCCAAAGATTAAACTCGAGGACAAGAGATGATGATAGGAAGCCTAACCGAAGATTAAACTCGAGGACAAGAGATGATGATAGGAAGACTTCAGCAACCTCTCCGATGACGTTCTCGGGAAGAAATTCCAACAGAGATGTGGAAAGAAAATCAAGAAGACCATCTCGGAGAGCAGAAAATAATAGTGAGCAAGATGGTCGAACAAGATATGAGGACAGAAGAAGTTCCAACAGAGATACGGAAAGAACATCAAGGAGATCGTCTTGGAGAGCAGAAAATAACGGTGGGCAAGATGCTCGAACAAGATATGAGGACAGAAGAAGTTCCAACAGAGATATGGAAAGAACATCAAGGAGATCGCCTTGGAGAGCAGAAAATAATGGTGAGCAAGATGCTCGAACAAGATATGTGGACAGAAAGCTTCCAATAAATTCAGCGAAGACTTGGGCAGGAAGAAGTTCCAATGGAGACAAAGAAAGAACCTCTCGATCTTCTAGGAGGCCGGAGACTAATGATAATCAATATGCTCACCGAAGATCAAGTAACAAATTAGATCCTCGTAGAAACCGGGGAACATCTGAACAGAGGAGGACCTCCACACCATGA